The Lewinella sp. 4G2 nucleotide sequence TCCCAAAACTCGCTGCCGCCGGGGATGGTGGACTGCAGATCACCCAGGGTGACTTCCGCCTCGGACCGTTCCAGGTGTTCCGCTTCGCTACCGTAGGCCATGAAGCCATCCGGCGTCAGGAAGCTCTCGGCGAAGTAGGCAAAGTGGGGCGCGGAACGTTGGATGTGCTTCTTTACGGCGCGCAGCGGATCGTAAAAATCGTCGATCTCTGCTGCCGGGGGAACGCCCTCCGGTCGCATCTGAACGTGGCTCATGTCGCCCCGCATAAAATCAAAATTATAAGCAGCCTGCTGGCGGGCGTAGTGGCCGGTCAGGTAGTTCCACACCCAGAAGCGGGGGCTCTCGAAGTCAATGGCCCAATCTCGGTTGTCGTTCTGCCGCCCGTAGAGTTTATAGCGCGTCAGTGGGCCGAAGACGCGGCTCATGGTTTGGGGTTCGGTGATGCGGTAGTCGCGCCAGGCGTGGCCGGCGGCATCAACGGTGATGGCGGCGGGGCTGGAGTCCACTTCGATGCCCCGGTAGGGTGGGGCCATGGTGGCCGGGACCGGTTCGTAGCCTCGGCGGAAGAGCCAGTCCACGAGATCGGTACGGCGGCGTTGGCGGCCCAGGTAATCTTCCGGGTGGCCGAAGAGCAATAGTAAACGTTTGGCCTCCGCCAGTTGCCAGAGGTGGCCGACGGTGGCGTAGGCTTCCGCGGCCGGCCCGCGGGCGATCAACCAGTCGTAAATGGCGCCCTGCACGTCTTCGTGCAGGTAGGCCCGGTGGTCGACGATCTTCGTATCCCACCGCTGGAGCCACTCGAAGTGGTCCGGGTTGGCCAGTACCATTTCGCTGTAGCGATCGGTGTGGGGGATGACGTCCATGCCCACCACCTTCCCCAGCGCGTGGAGGAGATTAACGCAGACGCGGAGTTGGTCTTCCAACTTACCGATGCCGGCGGCGTAGAGTTCCTGACTATAAAATTCCGTATTCAGTTGCCAGCTGGCCATCCCGTAGAGGCTACCGACAACGCCCGGCTCCCAGATGGGGAGCAGGTGGACGCCGCGGATGTGATCGGGGAGGGTCAAGGCATACTTCACCACTTCCAGAAAACTACCGATCGTGCGAACGTTGACGCCCACGGTATTGGTTTGGCGTAGCCAGTCGCCGTTTTTTTCCTCGGCAACGGGGGAGGGGAAGGTCTGGTCCGGGTCCAGGCAATTGCTCAGCGTTTCTTCGCCGAGGCGCTGCCGCAGGATGCCGAGTAATTGGGGGAGGGGCATGCGCACCGCCGCTTCGGGGGGCAGGCCGACGATCCAGGAACTCTCCCCGCTAGCGTATCGGTCAATGAACTGTTGGCCCTGCGTCTTCCAGTACAGATCAAAGGTGGAGGGGAGCATAGAACGATAGTTGAGCAGTGTAAAGCTGGACCTATAAAGTTGGAAGAAGGTTAGTCGGCAGGATGTCCGTTACCGACAGACCTCCAACCGCCCTATCAACCCGATCCTTTGCCGAGGGTTTACCCTCCATGCGAATGCTCTTACTCCTTTTTTGCACCCTTACCATTACTACCATGAAAGCCCAACAACTCACCGCCCCCGAAGGCGCTTACTGCGACCCCGAAACTGGCCTTTGCCACCCCTCCCCGATGCCGGCACCCGCGGCAGCACCCGACTTTGCCGAAGACGTGGAGATCATCTACGTCGGCGACCCGATGTGTTCCTGGTGCTGGGGCATCAGCCCGGCCCTGAACCGGCTGGAACGCGCCGCCGAAATGAACGGCATCCCCTACCGGATCGTCCTCGGTGGCCTCCGCCCCGGCGGTGGTGACCCGTGGGACGACGAGATGAAAAAATTCATCGGCCACCACTGGGACCAAGTGACGGAACGCAGCGGGCAACCCTTTGGCCGTGCCCTCTTCGAGCGGGATACCTTTAACTACGATACGGAACCCAGCTGCCGCGCCGTCGTCGCCGCTAGAACGATGAACCCGGAGGTGGAGAGCCGCTTCTTTGAACTGACGCAGCACCACTTTTACGTCCTCAACGAAGACCCGAAGGACGCCGCTTTCTACGCACCCATCTGCGAAGAATTAGGGTTGGACTATCAGGAATTCGTCCGCCAGTTCAACAGCCCGGAAGTAAAGGCCGCCACCGAGCAGGACTTCCGCCTCAACCGTAGCTGGGGCGTGACGGGTTACCCGACGGTCATCCTGCGTAAGGGCAACGAACTGACGGCCCTGGCGCGGGGGTTCAATACTTTTGAGAATATGTGGAGCGGGGTCTCCGAGACGTTAGAAGCTAGACGTTAGATTTTAGACCGTGGATACTCCAACGTCCAAAATCTAAGGTCTAAAATCTAGCATCTAAGCCAGCTTAGCTTCCAGCAACGCCTTCGTTTCCTTCGGCTCCGCGGCTCCTTTGCTGCGCTTCATCACCTCGCCCATGAAGAAGCCGATCAAACCCTTTTTACCTTTTTGGTAGGCGGTCACCTTCCCCGGGTTGGCGGCGATGACTGCGTCGACGATGCCGGTCAGGAAATCGACGTCGGAGTTTTGGATCAGGCCCAGCTCTTCGGCACGCTGAAAGGCGTCTCCGGGGGCTTCCAACAGGGAGGGGAGGAGTTTGCCCGTGGCGGCCGCGGCGGCGACGTCACCAGCCAGGATGAGTTCCTGGAAGTTTGCCATCGCTTCGGGGCCGAGCGGTAGTTCAGCGGTACTGATCCGGTGTTCGGCGGCCCAGGGGTTAAGGCGGTTGAGCCAAATTTTTGCCAGGCCGGGTACGTCACCGCTCTCGGCGGCGTAGGTAAGAAAGGTCTCGTACTCCACCCGGTCCTCGCTCAACAATGATGCATCCGAGGCGGGCAGGCGGAAAACCTCTTGGAGATGCCCGTAGGCTTCCCAGGGGAGGGTGCCGATCTCGGCGCGGACGTCCCGCAGGTAGTTATCGTCCAACACGACCGGGGGGAGGTCTGGGTCGGGGAAGTAACGGTAATCGTGGGCGTTTTCTTTGCTGCGGAGGGCGGAGGTGGTGCCCGTTGCCGGGTCATACTGCCGGGTTTGCTGGATGACCTTTTCACCCTTCTCCAGGAGGCCGATCTGTCGTTCCACTTCGTATTCCACCGCGCCGCGGGCGAACTTCATCGAGTTCATGTTTTTGATCTCGCAACGGGTACCAAAGGCTTCCTGCCCCTCCGGCCGGACGCTGATGTTGACGTCACAACGAAGGGAGCCCTCTTGCATATTACCGTCGCTGATATCCAGCCAACGGACGAGGCGGCGCATCCCCGTCATGAAAGCATCCACTTCTTCGGCGGACTGTAGGTCGGGCTCGGTGACGATCTCTACGAGCGGGGTGCCGGCCCGGTTCAGGTCCACCTTCGTGAAGGGTTCCCCGGTGGCGTGGATAGACTTCCCGGCGTCCTCTTCCATGTGGATGTGGTGGAGCTGTACGGATCTGGGCGCTGCCGCGGGTGCCAAGCGAAGGGGTAGGGCACCACCCCAACAAATAGGGTTTTCGTCCTGGGTGATCTGGTATCCCTTCGGGAGGTCGGCGTAGAAGTAGTTCTTCCGGTCGAAGGTGCTGTGCTGGTTGATCTGGCAGCCGAGGGCCATCCCCAATTTGACGGCGTAGCGAACCTGTTGCTCGTTGAGGACGGGCAGCGTCCCCGGATACCCCAAACTTACTTCGCTGATGTTGCGGTTGGGCTCCTGGCCGAAGAGGTTGCGGTCGGCGCAAAACGCTTTGGATTCCGTAGCGAGTTGGACGTGGGCCTCCAAGCCAATTGTAGTTTCGTAGGTGGTCTTTGCCATAAGCGGCAAGATATACCTGAATCAAAGTGGTTTTGGAATTTATCGCTTGTTCTTTTCGCGTCTACCGTCGTTAGAAAATTGAACCGTAGCTATGGCTATGCTTAAATTTTCTGCCTAGGTAGACACAAAAATAACGTCACACTAATTTTCCAAAACCACTTCGTTTCAGGTATAGGTAGGTTGGGTAATTTCTCCGATGATCATTTGTATGGGACTTCCATTCCACTGGCGGGAATGTCCTACAGAAGTCCGCCCAATTTTTGAGCGTAAGTAACCCTTCCCTCGGCTCCTTTATCCACTCGATTGCACCTGCGGCAGCGCCCCTTAATTAATGATTTATTGGGTGCTACCCGACACCCGTTCTTATACCGTATGCAACGATCCTAACAGGAAGATGCTAACTTGAGGACGCTATCCCCGACCTACAAAACAACCGACATGCGCCTGTTTACCACCTTTCTGCTGCTTTTGGCTTTCTCTATTTCTCTAAGCGCTCAGCGAACGACGCTGCTGGATAAAAACGGGGAACGCATGCGCGGCACCCCGCTCGCACTGGGCCGTAATAACGCACTGGGGGAGACCCGCGCCGCCGTCCGCAACCCCGACTGGTGGAATGGGCTGGATAGCCTGGAGATCAATACCGTCCGACTCTGCTGGGTGGACCCGTGGTACGACAACCGTGACTTTGGACCTACCTGGACGGTCGATCAGGTCATCCCCTGGATTGACGACGCGGTGGCCAACGCGGAAGCCGCCGGGCTTAACCTCATCATCAATTACCACGGCCTGGCGGAGTACCAGGAAACCCGCGGCTTTGGGCGCATGACCGAATTTTGGAGCAAGATTGCCCCCCGCTACGCGGATAATGACCTGGTGTACTACGAGCTCAACAACGAGCAATCCTTTGAGGGCAGCGACTACCTGGAACCCGTCTATCAGGACAGTATGAAGCGGATCTACGAGATGGTGCACCAGGCCGCGCCCGAGCGCCACATCCTCCTGTTCAGTTTCAACTCCATTAACCTGCCGCTGGTCAATATTCTGGAGCAGTACGACTGGGTAGATTATAGCTACACGACGGTGGCCTTCCACATGTACGG carries:
- a CDS encoding DsbA family protein; translation: MLLLLFCTLTITTMKAQQLTAPEGAYCDPETGLCHPSPMPAPAAAPDFAEDVEIIYVGDPMCSWCWGISPALNRLERAAEMNGIPYRIVLGGLRPGGGDPWDDEMKKFIGHHWDQVTERSGQPFGRALFERDTFNYDTEPSCRAVVAARTMNPEVESRFFELTQHHFYVLNEDPKDAAFYAPICEELGLDYQEFVRQFNSPEVKAATEQDFRLNRSWGVTGYPTVILRKGNELTALARGFNTFENMWSGVSETLEARR
- the gatB gene encoding Asp-tRNA(Asn)/Glu-tRNA(Gln) amidotransferase subunit GatB: MAKTTYETTIGLEAHVQLATESKAFCADRNLFGQEPNRNISEVSLGYPGTLPVLNEQQVRYAVKLGMALGCQINQHSTFDRKNYFYADLPKGYQITQDENPICWGGALPLRLAPAAAPRSVQLHHIHMEEDAGKSIHATGEPFTKVDLNRAGTPLVEIVTEPDLQSAEEVDAFMTGMRRLVRWLDISDGNMQEGSLRCDVNISVRPEGQEAFGTRCEIKNMNSMKFARGAVEYEVERQIGLLEKGEKVIQQTRQYDPATGTTSALRSKENAHDYRYFPDPDLPPVVLDDNYLRDVRAEIGTLPWEAYGHLQEVFRLPASDASLLSEDRVEYETFLTYAAESGDVPGLAKIWLNRLNPWAAEHRISTAELPLGPEAMANFQELILAGDVAAAAATGKLLPSLLEAPGDAFQRAEELGLIQNSDVDFLTGIVDAVIAANPGKVTAYQKGKKGLIGFFMGEVMKRSKGAAEPKETKALLEAKLA
- a CDS encoding cellulase family glycosylhydrolase, with translation MRLFTTFLLLLAFSISLSAQRTTLLDKNGERMRGTPLALGRNNALGETRAAVRNPDWWNGLDSLEINTVRLCWVDPWYDNRDFGPTWTVDQVIPWIDDAVANAEAAGLNLIINYHGLAEYQETRGFGRMTEFWSKIAPRYADNDLVYYELNNEQSFEGSDYLEPVYQDSMKRIYEMVHQAAPERHILLFSFNSINLPLVNILEQYDWVDYSYTTVAFHMYGWFQVPTRGGERTLQALVDAEYPLMCTEWDVRQDLDYVVPFFGQDIMAQPLESFGISWIDWRDWGDATNDQWTNSIIPDAMAQDYWWGNAVSTANLVPEGAVKAFPNPATELVQLELPVALRGPVSLRIVDAAGRAVRAYDRNANGGQLSLPVADLLAGVYTIHVLGDEHRATVRFVRL